A window from Opitutia bacterium ISCC 52 encodes these proteins:
- a CDS encoding Gfo/Idh/MocA family oxidoreductase has product MNAPKISSTPPRRSFLKSMLAASAAPLVVSPRLFGSDAPSNKITLGFIGVGGHGSSYNLPSFLQEDDCRAVAICDVMKDRLHAAKEIVDKHNGDTACKTYSDFRDLLADKDIDGVVISAPDHWHVTMAILGIRAGKKVFCEKPTLTIGEGQELLKAVKNHDAVFATGLEDRSVTHYHKMAEAVRNGAIGELRYISVGLPIKPIFPILDPAPVPDGLDFDLWLGPALEREYRPGITDAQSWRQIRDFSGGSLTDWGAHLMDTAQVANFAEDSGPVEVSGWGTIPPDSINSVPQTYEINYTYANGVTMHVKSDKPSIRFVGSKGWVGNEGWKGQLKASDLNIYRKKYDPSKNKIWPMPPTEHRNFLDIIRYGKPANYSAHALHKLSNSMHIGAIAMELGRSLKWDPDKEVFNDSEANKLRYRKRRGSWV; this is encoded by the coding sequence ATGAATGCCCCAAAGATTTCGTCTACGCCTCCTCGTCGTTCCTTTCTAAAGTCCATGCTCGCTGCAAGTGCCGCGCCGCTTGTGGTTTCGCCTCGTTTGTTTGGCAGTGATGCTCCTTCGAACAAAATCACGCTGGGTTTTATTGGAGTGGGGGGACATGGGAGTAGTTACAACCTACCATCTTTCTTGCAGGAGGACGACTGCCGAGCAGTGGCTATCTGCGATGTAATGAAAGATCGCCTCCATGCGGCCAAAGAGATCGTCGACAAGCATAACGGAGATACGGCTTGTAAGACCTATTCTGATTTCCGTGACCTACTGGCTGACAAGGATATTGATGGGGTCGTTATTTCCGCACCTGACCATTGGCATGTAACGATGGCTATTTTGGGAATCAGGGCAGGGAAGAAGGTCTTTTGCGAAAAACCCACCCTGACGATTGGTGAAGGACAGGAACTGTTGAAGGCAGTTAAGAATCATGATGCCGTCTTTGCGACGGGTTTAGAAGATCGGTCCGTAACCCACTATCACAAAATGGCTGAGGCCGTTCGCAATGGTGCGATTGGTGAGCTGCGCTACATCAGTGTGGGTCTCCCTATAAAACCCATTTTCCCCATCCTCGATCCGGCACCGGTCCCTGACGGACTGGACTTCGATCTATGGCTGGGCCCCGCTCTAGAACGTGAGTACAGGCCTGGTATAACCGATGCTCAATCCTGGCGTCAAATTCGTGATTTTTCCGGAGGCTCGTTAACTGATTGGGGTGCCCACTTAATGGATACGGCACAGGTGGCGAATTTCGCTGAGGATTCTGGTCCGGTTGAAGTTTCGGGTTGGGGGACGATTCCACCTGATTCGATAAACTCCGTTCCGCAGACCTATGAGATCAACTACACCTACGCCAATGGGGTGACCATGCATGTGAAGTCTGACAAGCCCTCTATACGGTTTGTTGGTAGTAAAGGGTGGGTAGGTAATGAAGGCTGGAAGGGACAACTCAAAGCGAGTGACTTGAATATCTATCGCAAAAAATACGATCCGTCTAAAAATAAGATCTGGCCAATGCCGCCCACAGAGCACCGAAACTTTCTCGATATCATTCGCTACGGAAAACCGGCTAACTACTCTGCACATGCCCTTCATAAATTAAGCAATTCCATGCATATTGGCGCCATCGCCATGGAATTGGGTCGATCACTGAAGTGGGATCCGGATAAGGAAGTGTTCAACGATTCCGAGGCCAATAAGTTGCGATACCGCAAACGCCGCGGATCCTGGGTCTAA
- a CDS encoding sigma-70 family RNA polymerase sigma factor: MAEDNTVQPFPDDQFIRAFTESQSALRGFCAASISNHEDARDVFQKVCLVLWKKVGDWDPNTPFLKWAFAVARFEILAYVRDKSRDRLVFDDDVVLAMTNTTEKLSAKQIDRRDALEQCLTKLKPDHREALTAHYAKGYNFQEIAEQQNRGLSAIKVMMMRLRQSLGKCIENQLAAS, from the coding sequence ATGGCCGAAGACAATACAGTGCAGCCTTTCCCGGACGACCAATTCATCCGTGCTTTTACCGAATCGCAATCCGCTTTGCGGGGCTTTTGTGCGGCCTCTATTAGCAATCATGAAGACGCCCGAGATGTGTTCCAGAAAGTCTGTTTGGTCTTGTGGAAAAAGGTAGGCGACTGGGATCCAAATACACCGTTTCTCAAATGGGCCTTTGCCGTGGCACGCTTTGAAATCCTGGCCTACGTGCGCGACAAGAGCCGTGACCGCCTGGTATTCGACGACGATGTGGTACTAGCGATGACCAATACCACTGAAAAGCTCTCGGCTAAACAAATTGATCGGCGCGATGCACTCGAACAATGCCTGACTAAACTCAAGCCCGATCACCGGGAAGCACTCACTGCTCATTACGCCAAAGGCTACAATTTCCAGGAAATCGCTGAGCAGCAAAACCGAGGCCTCAGCGCTATAAAAGTCATGATGATGCGTCTGCGCCAATCCCTGGGCAAATGCATCGAAAATCAATTAGCCGCCAGCTAA
- a CDS encoding MFS transporter, whose protein sequence is MSRAFYIILISAVSVGVGMGARQSLGLFLQPISESLSTGRGTFSLAIAVQNILFGLPFAGMLADKIGPRWVVVGGAVLYAAGFAILSAASSVFTLYFGMGVLVGLALSGTSYVVVLGAVARVVPAERRSTAFGIVTAAGSFGTFAVVPGMQWLINAVGWESTLWYAAVLVGIIGLFALGYPSGSTLSNTDPSNTEPLGKSLRNACTHSGYLLLNIGFFVCGFHVAFIATHLPAYLADHGLPKMIAATALSLIGLFNMGGSYLFGRLGDRYRKKYLLSILYGIRALIICCFLIVPVTNATALIFACFIGFVWLATVPLTSGTVAQIFGSRHLSSLYGIVFFSHQLGSFLGVWLGGRIYDASGSYNLVWIGAIILGFAAAIIHLPIKDAKFQSAEKHRAG, encoded by the coding sequence ATGTCTCGAGCTTTTTATATCATCCTTATCAGCGCTGTGTCCGTAGGTGTTGGTATGGGGGCTCGTCAATCGCTTGGACTTTTTCTTCAGCCTATCTCTGAGTCGCTTTCAACAGGTCGTGGAACCTTCAGCTTGGCAATCGCAGTTCAGAACATCCTGTTTGGATTGCCATTTGCCGGAATGCTCGCCGACAAAATCGGTCCTCGTTGGGTGGTTGTGGGAGGTGCTGTCTTGTATGCGGCTGGATTTGCGATCCTCTCAGCGGCTTCATCGGTGTTTACTTTGTATTTTGGAATGGGAGTGCTTGTCGGACTGGCTCTGAGTGGAACTTCCTATGTGGTTGTGTTGGGAGCGGTTGCCAGAGTAGTCCCTGCCGAGCGAAGGAGCACTGCCTTTGGGATTGTTACTGCAGCTGGATCGTTTGGCACGTTCGCTGTGGTGCCTGGCATGCAATGGCTCATCAATGCTGTTGGGTGGGAATCGACTCTCTGGTACGCAGCTGTCTTGGTCGGAATAATTGGACTTTTCGCGCTTGGTTACCCATCCGGTAGCACTCTTTCGAATACGGATCCGTCAAATACCGAACCTCTTGGGAAATCTTTGCGGAATGCCTGTACTCACTCGGGCTACCTGTTGCTCAATATTGGGTTTTTTGTCTGTGGGTTTCATGTCGCATTCATCGCAACTCATTTGCCGGCCTATCTGGCCGATCATGGCTTACCCAAAATGATTGCTGCCACTGCGCTCTCCCTTATTGGGCTATTCAATATGGGTGGTTCCTATCTTTTTGGCCGGCTGGGTGACCGGTACAGGAAAAAATATTTGTTAAGCATCCTATACGGAATCCGAGCATTAATCATCTGTTGTTTTCTTATCGTTCCCGTTACCAACGCCACTGCCCTTATTTTCGCCTGCTTTATCGGTTTCGTATGGCTCGCGACCGTTCCTTTGACGAGCGGAACAGTGGCTCAAATATTCGGTTCAAGGCACCTGTCGTCCTTGTACGGAATCGTCTTCTTCAGTCATCAGCTGGGAAGCTTTTTAGGAGTATGGCTGGGTGGTCGTATTTACGATGCCTCAGGCTCCTATAATCTCGTTTGGATCGGAGCTATCATTCTTGGATTCGCGGCAGCTATCATTCATCTACCTATAAAGGATGCTAAATTTCAGTCTGCTGAAAAACACAGAGCAGGCTAA
- a CDS encoding PSD1 and planctomycete cytochrome C domain-containing protein encodes MTSIPRVIPILVAVVSVAVSPALFGQVDFARDIRPILNANCTECHGGVKAAGNVSFVYEDRVVNFKGKSDYTVVVPGNLEESELFFRITTDDEDDHMPPPDEHESLSADEVALIKQWIEQGAKWSEHWAFERPRKPPVPETAYDDKAQGDLDHFLFRRLEEEGLEPSPLESPGRLLRRLSLSLNGLPPELMELEVFERDYASDPEQAVEDAVDDLMSRPAFGERWATMWLDLVRYADSGGLGQDQKRTIWAYRDWVVKAFNDDLPFDQFTIKQLAGDLLPKPSLDDLIATACQRNTQTNDEGGTDDEVFRVEAIVDRINTTWQTWGSVTFACAQCHDHPYDPLRNADYYSFMDFYNNTADSDLQKDEPFVKVPEERDRYEEVMALRNQILNLKEGIWDRGISLRDKTKWQGLKQLSVKANNNTAYEVVEKSIHDEFQTVGTVATKTHTIIEVPQASFGEKPVTAFQLTVLPYDPENAVHSPEWGFLVEDVVAKIIGEDGSVTDFCFKWSVPDVPYMPTEPMKLIGKNGAGWGADSRIHYARKLVLVPEQPLELKKGDTVSLHIHCNKTGHGSHPMSIQRGNLASSSDKRWTRFGSWKSKEYKLQREMIQAVDRLNDIPGTTVPIMANRPEELARPTHIFERGNAMEKGDQIFAALPDSLTKVARAPKSLDRLSMAEWWVSDNHPLTSRVFVNRLWEQLYGVGIVPTLEDFGSSGEKPTHPELLDYLAVRFQKNHDWSVKAILREMVLSHAFQQSSRVTPDLVARDPDNRLLARGPRLRLTAEMVRDQALAVSGLLSPKLGGPPVHPPLPEGVWRPFLSRDLWETPERGKEDRYRRSIYTYIKRSIPFPSFASFDAPSREFCNPRRLTSNTPLQALVTLNDETFVECAEALGHKLESSFSDAPELGLSQGYRLVTGRAANEARLSALTQLYEEVNMKSGETAWTVVAQVLLNLDETLTF; translated from the coding sequence ATGACGTCTATCCCTAGAGTTATTCCAATCCTTGTAGCCGTGGTTTCGGTTGCGGTATCTCCGGCTTTATTCGGCCAGGTTGATTTTGCCCGGGACATTCGGCCGATACTCAATGCGAATTGCACGGAGTGCCATGGAGGTGTGAAGGCCGCTGGCAATGTTTCTTTTGTCTACGAAGACCGGGTGGTTAACTTCAAAGGGAAGTCTGATTACACCGTGGTGGTTCCGGGGAACCTAGAAGAATCAGAATTGTTTTTCCGGATCACGACGGATGATGAGGATGATCATATGCCGCCGCCCGATGAGCATGAGTCTTTGTCGGCCGATGAAGTAGCCTTGATCAAACAGTGGATTGAACAAGGAGCCAAGTGGAGTGAGCACTGGGCGTTTGAACGTCCCAGAAAACCTCCGGTTCCTGAAACGGCATATGATGACAAAGCTCAAGGTGACTTAGATCACTTTCTGTTTCGCAGGCTCGAAGAAGAAGGACTGGAGCCAAGTCCGCTTGAATCACCCGGGCGTTTGCTGCGTCGCCTGAGTCTAAGTCTTAACGGCTTGCCACCTGAGCTGATGGAGCTGGAAGTATTTGAGAGGGATTACGCCAGTGATCCGGAGCAGGCTGTCGAAGATGCCGTGGATGATTTGATGAGTCGCCCCGCCTTTGGTGAGCGTTGGGCCACGATGTGGTTGGACCTGGTGCGTTATGCTGATTCGGGGGGGCTAGGGCAGGACCAGAAACGCACCATTTGGGCCTACCGTGATTGGGTGGTGAAGGCTTTCAATGACGATCTGCCTTTTGATCAATTTACCATCAAACAACTCGCCGGCGATTTATTGCCCAAGCCGAGCTTGGACGATCTGATCGCGACCGCTTGTCAGCGCAATACCCAGACGAATGATGAAGGCGGAACTGACGATGAGGTTTTTCGCGTCGAGGCCATTGTCGATCGTATCAACACGACCTGGCAGACCTGGGGCTCCGTCACCTTCGCCTGCGCCCAATGCCACGATCATCCTTATGATCCTCTGCGTAATGCTGACTACTACAGCTTCATGGATTTCTATAACAACACGGCGGACTCGGATCTTCAGAAAGACGAGCCGTTTGTGAAAGTGCCTGAAGAGCGGGATCGCTACGAAGAGGTTATGGCCTTGCGCAACCAGATCCTGAATCTTAAGGAGGGTATTTGGGATCGCGGTATCAGCTTGCGCGACAAAACCAAATGGCAGGGGCTGAAACAGCTTTCTGTTAAGGCGAATAATAACACCGCCTACGAAGTAGTCGAAAAATCAATACACGACGAATTCCAAACCGTAGGTACCGTCGCGACTAAAACCCATACCATCATTGAAGTGCCCCAGGCTAGCTTCGGAGAGAAACCCGTCACGGCCTTCCAGCTTACGGTGCTGCCCTACGATCCTGAGAATGCTGTCCACAGCCCGGAGTGGGGGTTTCTTGTCGAGGACGTAGTTGCAAAGATCATTGGCGAGGATGGTTCGGTAACGGATTTCTGTTTTAAGTGGAGTGTACCCGATGTGCCATACATGCCGACGGAGCCAATGAAGTTGATTGGTAAAAACGGAGCCGGTTGGGGAGCAGATTCACGCATTCACTATGCGCGCAAACTGGTCCTGGTTCCGGAACAGCCCCTGGAGCTTAAAAAGGGTGATACGGTTTCCTTGCACATTCATTGTAATAAGACAGGGCATGGTAGCCATCCCATGTCGATCCAGCGGGGGAACCTGGCGAGTAGCTCCGATAAGCGTTGGACCCGCTTTGGCAGTTGGAAGAGCAAGGAGTATAAGCTGCAGCGCGAAATGATCCAGGCAGTGGATCGGCTTAATGATATTCCAGGAACGACGGTCCCGATCATGGCCAACCGTCCTGAAGAGCTCGCCCGTCCCACTCACATTTTTGAACGAGGGAATGCGATGGAGAAGGGCGATCAGATATTTGCTGCGCTTCCGGATTCGCTCACCAAAGTGGCGCGAGCGCCCAAATCCCTGGACCGACTTTCCATGGCGGAGTGGTGGGTCTCAGATAATCATCCACTCACATCAAGGGTGTTTGTGAACCGACTCTGGGAGCAATTGTATGGAGTTGGGATAGTGCCTACGCTTGAAGACTTTGGTTCGTCGGGAGAGAAACCCACCCATCCTGAATTGCTTGATTATCTGGCAGTTCGTTTTCAGAAGAACCATGATTGGAGTGTTAAAGCCATTCTCCGGGAAATGGTTCTCAGTCATGCGTTTCAACAATCCTCCCGTGTCACTCCCGATCTGGTTGCTCGCGATCCTGACAATCGTCTCCTGGCTCGCGGACCCCGTCTCCGGCTAACGGCTGAGATGGTGCGTGACCAGGCCCTGGCCGTGAGTGGTTTACTTTCACCCAAGTTAGGAGGTCCTCCGGTTCATCCTCCACTGCCGGAAGGTGTGTGGCGTCCGTTTCTTTCCAGGGATTTGTGGGAGACGCCTGAGCGTGGAAAAGAAGACCGTTACCGCCGTTCGATCTACACCTATATCAAACGAAGCATTCCGTTTCCGAGCTTTGCTTCTTTCGACGCGCCGTCGCGTGAATTTTGTAATCCCCGTCGCCTAACCTCTAATACTCCGCTCCAAGCACTGGTGACGCTGAACGACGAGACTTTCGTCGAATGCGCCGAAGCGCTAGGCCATAAGCTTGAGTCCAGTTTCTCTGACGCTCCGGAGCTGGGGCTATCGCAGGGCTACCGCCTGGTCACTGGACGGGCTGCTAACGAGGCACGTTTGTCGGCATTGACTCAACTGTATGAAGAGGTGAATATGAAGTCTGGTGAAACTGCCTGGACAGTGGTCGCGCAAGTGCTTCTCAATCTCGATGAAACCCTTACTTTCTAA
- a CDS encoding DUF1501 domain-containing protein → MNLETLVDEARLRSLKRQTRRQFLSQCTTGLGAMFLAGQAQAASGGTSMPHHDPSNPLSALEPHFPGKAKRVIYLHMIGAPSQLELFDYKPDLQRLDGQACPQSFLDGKNFAFIQGTPNMLGPQFPFQQYGDSGAWVSDRLPHFSEVVDDVSFIKTLQTDQFNHGPAQLMVHSGQPRIGHPSIGAWTTWGLGTENADLPGFVVLLSGGRIPRVGKALWGSGFLPSVYQGVQCRSFGDPVLNVANPEAISRDVRRSALDTLKTLNEQTHEDFGDPETLTRIAQYEMAFRMQMAVPDSMDIEKEPAHVHELYGTEPGKESFANNCLLARRLVERGVRYVQLFDWGWDSHGAGMAEALNGGFQDKCREMDQPMAALIKDLKARGLLEDTLVVWSGEFGRTPMRENRGGVEMKLVGRDHNPGAFTAWMAGGGVKPGITYGETDEVGYSPAVNPVPLEDYHATMLHLLGYEHKKLNFPFQGLNRRLTGVKDARVIHDLIA, encoded by the coding sequence ATGAATCTGGAAACCCTAGTTGATGAAGCCCGGTTGCGTTCTCTGAAACGCCAAACCCGCCGCCAGTTTCTATCTCAGTGCACCACGGGCCTTGGGGCTATGTTTCTAGCTGGGCAGGCTCAAGCTGCCTCGGGTGGAACTTCGATGCCTCACCACGATCCATCGAATCCATTGAGCGCCCTGGAACCGCATTTCCCGGGAAAGGCCAAGCGTGTTATTTACCTTCATATGATTGGTGCTCCGAGTCAGTTGGAGCTGTTTGACTACAAACCCGATTTGCAACGACTCGACGGACAGGCTTGCCCGCAATCGTTCCTCGACGGGAAGAACTTCGCCTTCATTCAAGGCACGCCCAACATGTTAGGCCCACAGTTCCCATTCCAGCAATATGGAGATTCGGGAGCCTGGGTGTCCGATCGGCTGCCGCACTTTTCGGAAGTGGTCGATGATGTGAGTTTTATCAAGACCCTGCAAACGGACCAGTTTAACCATGGACCGGCTCAACTGATGGTTCACTCCGGGCAACCTCGTATCGGTCATCCATCTATTGGTGCCTGGACGACGTGGGGATTAGGTACAGAGAACGCAGATCTTCCGGGTTTTGTCGTGCTGCTTTCGGGTGGTCGTATTCCTCGTGTGGGTAAAGCGCTTTGGGGCTCTGGTTTTCTGCCCTCTGTTTATCAAGGGGTGCAATGCCGTTCGTTTGGGGATCCCGTGCTGAATGTTGCCAATCCTGAGGCTATCTCTCGCGATGTGCGTAGGTCTGCCTTGGATACGCTGAAAACGCTCAATGAGCAAACGCACGAAGATTTTGGCGACCCGGAAACCCTGACCCGAATTGCTCAATACGAGATGGCCTTTCGCATGCAAATGGCAGTGCCGGACTCCATGGACATCGAGAAAGAACCGGCCCACGTGCATGAGCTTTATGGCACGGAGCCGGGCAAAGAGAGTTTTGCCAACAACTGCCTCTTAGCCCGACGACTGGTCGAACGGGGTGTGCGCTATGTCCAACTTTTCGATTGGGGTTGGGACTCGCATGGAGCTGGCATGGCCGAAGCCCTCAATGGAGGATTTCAGGACAAATGCCGCGAGATGGATCAACCCATGGCTGCCTTGATAAAGGATCTAAAAGCCAGAGGACTTCTTGAGGATACGCTTGTCGTATGGAGTGGTGAGTTTGGCCGAACACCCATGCGTGAAAATCGCGGTGGAGTAGAAATGAAATTAGTGGGACGTGACCACAATCCGGGCGCCTTTACGGCTTGGATGGCTGGCGGTGGAGTTAAGCCAGGAATCACCTATGGTGAAACCGATGAAGTAGGTTACAGTCCTGCCGTGAATCCGGTTCCTTTGGAAGACTATCATGCTACGATGCTTCATCTACTCGGCTATGAGCACAAGAAGCTCAACTTTCCTTTCCAGGGATTGAATCGTCGATTGACGGGGGTCAAAGATGCGCGGGTCATCCATGATCTGATTGCCTGA
- a CDS encoding FecR domain-containing protein — protein sequence MSNEPHSKSNSDKQLNRIAELLIAAREGSRFNDRHRTELNDLLRENEDHRAFASQFLLDGETLQDLLATEEISALTSGQSHTAAAAKPRWYQMPVLQVAAAIVLIATVLFAWNGRSPVAVIQDEANAVFAEDTTPKDGILKSQAYSLMRGMISVEFRNGVSMTVKAPADFEIVDAFRVRLSRGSIRAFAPDSGHGFVIETPDVDIQDLGTEFGVSVDGSSGDSEVHVFDGEVNVNKHRAKETIASLEVGDSAKIHDGQINPSEAPAQDVYLTPADVSYNRWLSMSNELRNDEDALLYFSFNSANDSQTTLKDESAHSPSIHGTIEGARWVTGRWPGKRALLFDQANDAVEINIPGELRQFTFGAWVNVDRLDAPVTSILNSMDYKEGSLHLQISRSGDTLIPAVFPRVRKEKTGASIPTGQWVLLTAVIDVENKVGRTWINGQRAVTGRFDESTFVTPGNSLLGSYRTELHGERTKEFRGRMDEVFLLNRTLTQGEIRRIYKHGRPNAQLETDA from the coding sequence ATGAGCAACGAACCACATTCTAAATCCAACAGCGACAAGCAGCTCAATCGTATCGCTGAGTTACTCATAGCTGCACGAGAAGGCAGCCGTTTCAATGATAGACACCGTACAGAGCTAAACGACCTTCTGCGCGAAAACGAAGACCATCGTGCATTCGCATCCCAGTTCCTGCTGGACGGCGAAACACTACAGGATCTCCTGGCCACGGAAGAAATTTCTGCCCTGACTTCCGGGCAAAGCCACACGGCGGCTGCAGCGAAACCCCGCTGGTATCAAATGCCAGTTCTTCAAGTGGCGGCTGCCATCGTCCTCATTGCCACCGTATTGTTCGCCTGGAACGGCCGGTCACCTGTCGCCGTTATCCAGGATGAAGCCAATGCGGTATTCGCAGAAGATACCACGCCCAAAGATGGAATCTTAAAAAGCCAAGCCTACTCTTTGATGCGTGGCATGATTTCCGTCGAATTTCGGAACGGCGTTTCCATGACGGTGAAGGCGCCGGCCGACTTTGAGATCGTGGATGCATTCCGCGTGCGATTAAGCCGAGGCAGCATTCGCGCGTTTGCCCCCGATAGTGGCCACGGCTTCGTCATCGAAACGCCCGATGTAGATATCCAGGATCTGGGTACAGAGTTCGGAGTATCGGTAGATGGATCATCCGGAGACAGTGAAGTGCACGTTTTTGATGGAGAAGTAAACGTGAATAAACACCGTGCCAAGGAAACCATCGCTTCACTCGAGGTGGGAGATTCGGCCAAGATCCATGATGGGCAAATCAATCCCAGCGAAGCACCAGCCCAGGATGTGTACCTGACTCCCGCAGACGTCAGCTACAATCGTTGGCTCTCGATGAGTAACGAGCTTCGAAACGACGAAGACGCCCTGCTCTACTTCTCTTTCAATTCCGCCAATGACAGTCAAACGACCCTCAAGGATGAATCCGCACACAGCCCATCCATCCACGGCACCATCGAAGGGGCCCGCTGGGTGACCGGTCGCTGGCCGGGCAAGCGCGCCTTATTATTTGACCAAGCGAATGACGCCGTTGAAATCAATATCCCAGGAGAGCTCAGACAATTTACCTTCGGTGCCTGGGTAAATGTGGATCGATTGGATGCACCAGTCACCTCAATTTTAAATTCGATGGATTACAAGGAAGGCTCTCTACACCTACAGATTTCCCGCAGCGGCGATACCCTCATTCCGGCAGTCTTTCCCCGTGTTCGCAAAGAAAAGACAGGTGCGTCCATTCCTACTGGTCAATGGGTTCTCCTCACTGCCGTCATCGATGTAGAAAACAAGGTGGGCCGTACGTGGATAAACGGACAACGAGCGGTTACGGGACGCTTTGATGAATCGACTTTCGTAACACCAGGTAATAGCCTACTGGGCTCATACCGAACAGAACTTCACGGTGAACGGACCAAAGAGTTTCGTGGTCGCATGGACGAAGTCTTTCTTCTGAATCGCACCCTGACTCAGGGTGAAATCCGCCGCATCTATAAACATGGACGGCCGAATGCTCAATTAGAGACCGACGCTTAA
- a CDS encoding LacI family transcriptional regulator yields MRDIAKEAGVSVSAVSLALRNSPKVSKKRRDEITQIAERMGYVKDGRISELMEHLRTNRTDRKFSKLAVLIPEITKAQLTTYPVPHKLMSGMEAQAHDSGYELDVFYLPELKASPKRLRNILISRGIQGVIAMPWVSGVGTLDLDIETFCISTAGYSIIDPMVNRACTNYLQMMDELIEQACRLGYKRIGFVMTYPRGGIGHKLFASSFLYYTSLIEESRRIPILPKSEISPENIQSWMKEYEPDVVISDGSVYNIIVQLGYKISEDLGFAALDTAKGPDDASGVDHRHEVVGREAFKLVLSDLALNTKGIPNSPKVVLVDSHYQTGSTLRRVGRTLDVRIRAATYHDSDGAVTLVK; encoded by the coding sequence ATGCGCGATATCGCCAAGGAGGCGGGTGTCTCAGTCTCCGCGGTGTCGTTGGCCCTTCGTAACAGTCCCAAAGTCTCTAAAAAGCGTCGTGACGAGATCACTCAGATCGCGGAACGCATGGGCTATGTAAAAGACGGTCGCATTTCCGAGTTGATGGAGCACCTGCGGACTAATCGCACCGATCGCAAATTTTCCAAGTTGGCGGTATTGATTCCGGAAATTACCAAAGCACAACTCACTACCTATCCCGTCCCTCATAAATTGATGAGTGGCATGGAGGCTCAGGCTCACGATAGTGGTTACGAGTTGGATGTGTTTTATCTGCCGGAATTGAAAGCTAGCCCAAAGCGATTAAGGAATATTCTTATCTCTCGCGGGATCCAGGGTGTCATCGCGATGCCTTGGGTGAGTGGAGTTGGAACCTTGGATCTGGACATCGAGACCTTTTGTATCTCAACCGCCGGATACAGCATTATCGATCCGATGGTGAATAGAGCCTGCACTAATTATTTGCAGATGATGGATGAACTCATTGAGCAGGCCTGTCGTCTCGGATATAAACGTATCGGATTTGTCATGACATATCCTCGAGGTGGTATTGGGCATAAGTTGTTTGCCTCTTCTTTCCTTTATTACACATCCCTCATCGAAGAGTCTCGTCGTATTCCCATTCTCCCTAAGAGTGAAATTTCTCCTGAAAACATACAAAGCTGGATGAAAGAGTATGAGCCGGATGTAGTCATTAGCGACGGCTCGGTATACAATATTATAGTCCAGTTGGGGTACAAGATTTCCGAAGATCTTGGATTTGCTGCACTCGACACAGCCAAGGGCCCGGACGATGCATCAGGTGTTGATCACCGGCATGAGGTCGTGGGGCGTGAGGCCTTCAAGCTTGTGCTCTCAGATTTAGCTTTGAATACCAAAGGGATCCCGAATTCTCCGAAAGTTGTTTTAGTCGACAGTCACTATCAGACAGGATCGACCTTACGTCGGGTAGGCCGAACATTGGATGTGCGTATACGAGCTGCAACCTATCACGACTCGGACGGCGCTGTGACACTGGTGAAGTGA